The candidate division KSB1 bacterium genome segment GGGATAAGTTGTCGCCTGGGCACCGAGCGTGCGCAGGGTGCGTCCCGATCATTGCTTTTCATCAGGTACTGCGCTCCGTGCAGGGGCATGTGGTGTGTGGTTGTGCTACCGGATGCATGGAAGTGGTCACCACCATCTTTCCTTACACGGCGTGGAAGGTGCCATTCATCCACAACGCGTTCGAAAACGTCGCAGCGACCATTAGCGGCGTGGAAGCCGCCTACCGAGCACTGAAGCGGCAGGGTCGGGTGGAGAAGGATATCAAGTTTGTAGCTTTTGGGGGAGATGGCGGCACCTATGACATCGGCTTACAGTCGCTTTCCGGCGCCCTGGAACGAGGACACAACTTCCTCTACGTCTGTTACGACAACGAAGCCTATATGAACACCGGGATCCAACGTTCCAGTGCCACCCCTTTTGCCGCCGATACCAAGACGGCTCCGGCCGGCAAGGTGCACAAAGGCAAAAGGCAATTCCCCAAGAATCTGACTGAGATCGTCATCGCGCATGATGTCCCTTATGCGGCGCAGGCGAGTGTAAGCCATTGGAAGGACTTGAACCGCAAGGTGGAGCGGGCGCTGGCGGTGGAGGGTCCCACCTTCATCAACATCCTTGCGCCGTGCCCCCCAGGCTGGCGTTTCCCCCAGGAAATGGGTGTCGAGATGGCGCGCCTTGCGGTGGAGACCTGTTTCTGGCCTCTCTACGAGTACGACCACGGCGTACGCATCTTGAACTACCGACCAAAGGAAAAGAAGCCGCTGAGTGAATGGACCAAGCACCAAGGGCGGTTTCGTCATTTGCACCGGGCGGAAAATGCCCACCTGCTGGAGGCGGCCCAGGCAGAAGTGGACCGGAGGTGGGAGCAGCTGGTGCGTCTGTGCGAGCAGGCTGCCCGTCAGCAGTGACTGCAAACCACGTGGGGAACTATGACGCTTGCCAATGGCTTGACCCTGTTGCGCATTGCGCTCACGCCGGTGTTCGTGGTCCTGGTCATGGGCGAGGACCTTCTCAGCGTCTACGCGGGGTGTCTGATTTTTGTGGTGGCGTCGCTCACTGACCTGTATGATGGCTATGTGGCCCGCCGGTTTGGGGCCGTGAGCACCTGGGGCAAATTCCTAGACCCGTTGGCAGACAAGATCTTGATCACCGCCGCACTTATCTGTCTGGCGATACAGGGATACGTGGCAGTGTGGATGGTGGTGGTCATTGCCGTGCGCGATGCGGTGATCACCGGCTTGCGCTCGTATGCCATGTGGAAGCGGCAGCCGGTGGTGACCATGGGTCTGGCGCGCATGAAGACGGCCGCGCAGGCCTTGGCCGTGTACGTGGTGATGGGGTACATGTTGGCAGAGCGGACCTTCGGTGGGAAACCGTGGGCAAGCCGGCCCCTGGAGAGCATCCACCGCTGGGGCCTCGTGGACAAGCTGATGTTCTTTGTCACCTGCCTGACGGTGATCACCGGCGTGCTCTACTTGATCGACAACCGGTCCCATGTACGGCAGGTGGCGGCTGCATTGGTGCGCGCGCTCATCCCGCGGGGGGCGCGCGTATGAGCCCGCTAACTAAGCTTTGCGCCACCGGGCTGTACACGGGATTCTCGCCGGTGGCGCCCGGGACGGCCGGCAGTTTCTTGGCCCTGGTGCTCGCGTTCGTGCTCCCGCGCCCTGGCCTGCTGGGCTGGGCAGCGGTTTTGGCGGTGCTGATCCCCCTTGGCATCGCGGCCGCCTCGCGCGCAGAACGCGTGTACGGCCACGATGCCTCGCAGATCAACATTGACGAAGTGGTGGGCATGCTCGTTGCCCTGTCCGGAGTGCCCAGGACGCCAGCTGCTTTCGCCGCGGCTTTTGTGCTGTTTCGACTTCTCGATGTGGTCAAGCCCTTCCCTGTGGACGAGCTCCAAGAATTGCCGGCTGGATGGGGGGTGATGGCCGATGATTTGATGGCCGGCCTGTACACGTGCCTGGGACTGCATGTGGTGCTGAAGATAATCTCCTGAATTTTCCCTTTGCAGCGTGCCGTGCTTCTGCGCGAGGTGGGTTGGCTCCGGTGAAAACTCACCTTTGTTTTTTCTTGCAGAATTGCTTATATTTCCCCTGGTGCAACACTGGAGAAGTTGATGGCGCACGCCGCACGCGTGGTTGCCGAGCTGGTTGCCATCGGCGATGAGCTCCTGGCTGGCCACGTGGTCAATAGCAACGCACAGTTCTTAGCACGTGCCCTCCGAGGCGTGGGTGTGGTCCCGCAGTGGATGACCACGGTTGGGGACGACCCCGAGCAGATGCGGGATGCTCTGCAGCGGGCACTTTCCCGCGCTCAGGTGGTGCTCATCACCGGCGGGTTAGGCCCGACACCGGACGATCTGACCAGGGAGGTGGTGGCACAGCTGCTCCGAGTGCCTCTGGTGGTGGACCAGGAGGCCTTGGAGGCTATTCGGGCGCGCTTTGCGGCGCGCGGCTTGCCCATGAGCGCGAACAACGAGCGCCAGGCCCACATCCCGCGAGGTGCCACCATACTGCGCAATCCGCTGGGTACGGCCCCGGGTTTCATGTTCAGCTGGCAAGGAGCAGTGGCCTTCGCCCTGCCTGGAGTCCCGGGCGAGATGCGCGCTATGATGGAGCAAGAGGTGTTGCCGCGTCTGCGCACACGGACTGCAGGCTGGTGCGTGGTGGAGCGCGTGCTCCGCACGGTGGGCATCCCAGAATCCACCTTGGCCGAGCGACTCCAGGGGCTGGAAGAGAACCGGACGGTCCGGGTCGCATTTCAGGCCCATCGCACAGGCGTG includes the following:
- a CDS encoding thiamine pyrophosphate-dependent enzyme produces the protein MATIKELAQRGDKLSPGHRACAGCVPIIAFHQVLRSVQGHVVCGCATGCMEVVTTIFPYTAWKVPFIHNAFENVAATISGVEAAYRALKRQGRVEKDIKFVAFGGDGGTYDIGLQSLSGALERGHNFLYVCYDNEAYMNTGIQRSSATPFAADTKTAPAGKVHKGKRQFPKNLTEIVIAHDVPYAAQASVSHWKDLNRKVERALAVEGPTFINILAPCPPGWRFPQEMGVEMARLAVETCFWPLYEYDHGVRILNYRPKEKKPLSEWTKHQGRFRHLHRAENAHLLEAAQAEVDRRWEQLVRLCEQAARQQ
- the pgsA gene encoding CDP-diacylglycerol--glycerol-3-phosphate 3-phosphatidyltransferase produces the protein MTLANGLTLLRIALTPVFVVLVMGEDLLSVYAGCLIFVVASLTDLYDGYVARRFGAVSTWGKFLDPLADKILITAALICLAIQGYVAVWMVVVIAVRDAVITGLRSYAMWKRQPVVTMGLARMKTAAQALAVYVVMGYMLAERTFGGKPWASRPLESIHRWGLVDKLMFFVTCLTVITGVLYLIDNRSHVRQVAAALVRALIPRGARV
- a CDS encoding phosphatidylglycerophosphatase A, which produces MSPLTKLCATGLYTGFSPVAPGTAGSFLALVLAFVLPRPGLLGWAAVLAVLIPLGIAAASRAERVYGHDASQINIDEVVGMLVALSGVPRTPAAFAAAFVLFRLLDVVKPFPVDELQELPAGWGVMADDLMAGLYTCLGLHVVLKIIS
- a CDS encoding competence/damage-inducible protein A, producing the protein MAHAARVVAELVAIGDELLAGHVVNSNAQFLARALRGVGVVPQWMTTVGDDPEQMRDALQRALSRAQVVLITGGLGPTPDDLTREVVAQLLRVPLVVDQEALEAIRARFAARGLPMSANNERQAHIPRGATILRNPLGTAPGFMFSWQGAVAFALPGVPGEMRAMMEQEVLPRLRTRTAGWCVVERVLRTVGIPESTLAERLQGLEENRTVRVAFQAHRTGVDVRLTAEGENRAACVEAIAQSEQMARTRVGEFIYGVDDCSLEEAVGQLLSGAGKTIAVAESCTGGLVAHRLTNVSGSSSYFERGVVAYSNQAKVQLLGVPPELIAQHGAVSAEVAVAMAEGIRRVAGTDLGLSTTGIAGPTGATPTKPVGLVYIGLADSAQSVCKRSVFSLDRVGNKERAAAAALDMVRRYLAGLPVINEAM